Proteins from one Aulosira sp. FACHB-615 genomic window:
- a CDS encoding HEAT repeat domain-containing protein: MNLQEVKHQFPEAAGEIEILESLGFASRSADWIDSLDIEQAQTACWLLGRVGNDQDADILISILSSQRSELWMQAATSLSLIATEKHFKSLLLILSNSSDPIQRNSVVYALAFLSNCEVNQEVISALTEIAANTSETAFIRAQALEGIGNKLSQELPTHLYQQAVNVIIQGLDDAEAEVRFWSCFAAGAIKIQETLPKLQLLAQNDKTIVPGWWSVGEEAEDSITLMNGGEPPLREPYSLPSN, translated from the coding sequence ATGAATCTTCAAGAAGTCAAGCATCAATTTCCAGAAGCGGCGGGTGAAATTGAAATACTGGAAAGCCTCGGTTTTGCTTCCCGCAGTGCTGATTGGATTGATAGCCTTGACATTGAACAAGCACAAACAGCTTGTTGGTTACTAGGCAGAGTAGGTAATGATCAAGATGCTGATATTTTAATCAGTATTTTGTCTAGTCAACGTTCTGAATTATGGATGCAGGCGGCAACATCCTTGAGTTTAATTGCGACTGAAAAGCATTTCAAATCTTTATTGTTGATTTTATCCAATAGTTCTGATCCTATACAACGAAATAGTGTGGTGTATGCGCTGGCTTTTCTATCAAATTGCGAAGTCAATCAAGAAGTGATTAGTGCATTGACAGAAATAGCCGCTAACACATCTGAAACTGCTTTTATCAGGGCGCAAGCATTAGAAGGAATTGGTAATAAACTCTCTCAGGAATTACCAACGCATCTATATCAGCAAGCAGTGAATGTGATTATCCAAGGGTTAGATGATGCTGAAGCTGAAGTGAGATTTTGGTCATGTTTTGCTGCGGGTGCTATCAAAATTCAAGAGACATTACCCAAGCTACAACTATTGGCGCAGAATGATAAAACAATTGTACCAGGGTGGTGGTCTGTGGGTGAAGAAGCTGAAGATTCAATCACTTTGATGAATGGAGGCGAACCACCACTACGTGAACCTTACAGTTTGCCTAGTAATTGA
- a CDS encoding ABC transporter ATP-binding protein: MSETVLEVRNLQVEFSSDDNSLKAVDGISFELHRGETLGIVGESGSGKSVTSLAVMGLLQTPGRVSGGEIWFRQQPEAKPINLVELPPEQMQLHRGGDLAMIFQEPMSSLNPVYTIGFQLTEAIMRHQNVSITEARQIAIAGLQEVKLLPSDELIKQQYLETWPQTNPHSPTPDDYKLAQLVKQHKEAILDRYPHQLSGGQLQRVMIAMAISCNPLLLIADEPTTALDVTVQATIIDLLGELQQTREMALIFITHDLGLISEIADKVAVMYKGKIVEYGAAADIFSNPQHPYTKGLVACRPTLNRRPHKLLTVADYMSVEETANGNLLIQAKEPAQPPEVTPEEINTRLINLEEKSPLLQIRNLKVGFPVRGVFGGTKRYNMAVNDVSFDVKPGETLGLVGESGCGKTTLGRTLLRLIEPISGEIIFDGQNITKLKGEALQRLRREMQIVFQNPFSALDPRIKVGDAIMEPLLIHAVGKTVKQRRDRVAELLERVGLSPDAMNRYPHQFSGGQRQRICIARSLALNPRFIICDESVSALDVSVQAQVLNLLKELQDEFQLTYIFISHDLSVVKFMSDRILVMNRGQIVEQGTAESIYREPKQAYTQKLIASIPTGSPERIRSRQVGTM, from the coding sequence ATGAGTGAAACTGTCCTAGAGGTTCGCAATCTCCAAGTTGAATTTTCCAGTGATGACAACAGTCTCAAAGCTGTAGATGGAATTTCTTTTGAATTGCATCGGGGGGAAACTCTAGGAATTGTAGGAGAATCGGGAAGTGGCAAATCTGTAACTTCGCTGGCGGTGATGGGGTTGTTACAAACTCCCGGTAGAGTGAGTGGTGGAGAAATTTGGTTTCGTCAGCAGCCAGAAGCCAAGCCGATTAATTTAGTCGAGTTACCGCCGGAACAAATGCAGCTACACCGTGGCGGTGACTTGGCGATGATTTTCCAAGAACCGATGAGTTCGCTGAACCCGGTTTATACGATTGGGTTTCAGCTAACGGAAGCGATTATGCGCCATCAAAATGTTTCGATAACTGAAGCTAGGCAAATTGCGATCGCCGGTTTACAGGAAGTCAAACTTTTGCCTAGTGATGAACTCATCAAACAACAATATCTCGAAACTTGGCCGCAAACTAACCCCCATTCACCCACACCAGATGATTACAAACTGGCACAGTTGGTAAAACAGCACAAAGAAGCCATCTTAGACCGTTACCCACACCAACTTTCCGGCGGACAGTTGCAACGGGTGATGATTGCAATGGCAATTTCTTGTAACCCATTGTTGTTAATTGCAGATGAACCAACCACAGCTTTAGATGTGACAGTGCAAGCCACAATTATTGATTTGTTGGGAGAATTGCAGCAAACCCGTGAGATGGCGTTGATTTTCATCACCCACGACTTGGGATTAATCTCGGAAATTGCCGATAAAGTGGCAGTGATGTACAAAGGTAAAATTGTAGAATATGGTGCAGCCGCAGATATTTTTAGTAATCCCCAACATCCATATACTAAAGGATTAGTTGCATGTCGCCCCACACTTAACCGTCGTCCTCACAAACTACTGACGGTTGCAGATTATATGAGTGTGGAGGAAACAGCCAACGGAAATTTATTAATTCAGGCGAAAGAACCAGCACAGCCACCAGAAGTCACGCCCGAAGAAATTAATACTCGCTTGATAAATCTAGAAGAAAAATCGCCTTTATTGCAAATCCGCAATTTGAAAGTTGGTTTCCCGGTGCGGGGGGTTTTCGGTGGGACAAAACGCTACAACATGGCGGTTAATGATGTTTCTTTTGATGTCAAACCAGGGGAAACTTTAGGGTTGGTGGGTGAGTCTGGTTGCGGGAAAACGACTCTCGGTCGGACTTTGCTGCGATTAATTGAACCGATAAGTGGTGAAATTATTTTTGATGGGCAGAATATCACCAAGTTGAAGGGTGAAGCATTGCAGAGACTCCGGCGGGAAATGCAAATTGTCTTTCAAAACCCCTTTAGCGCCCTTGACCCCCGGATAAAAGTTGGCGACGCAATTATGGAACCGTTGTTAATTCACGCTGTGGGTAAAACAGTTAAACAACGACGCGACAGAGTGGCGGAATTATTAGAAAGGGTGGGTTTGAGTCCAGATGCGATGAATCGTTATCCCCATCAATTTTCCGGCGGTCAGCGTCAACGGATTTGTATAGCCCGTTCTTTGGCTTTAAATCCCAGATTTATTATTTGTGATGAATCAGTTTCGGCGCTAGATGTGTCGGTACAGGCGCAAGTATTGAATTTGTTGAAAGAATTGCAAGATGAATTTCAACTTACTTATATCTTTATTTCCCATGATTTGAGTGTAGTGAAATTTATGAGCGATCGCATTTTAGTCATGAATCGCGGTCAAATCGTCGAACAAGGCACAGCCGAAAGCATCTACCGCGAACCAAAACAAGCATATACACAAAAATTAATTGCCTCCATTCCTACAGGTAGCCCAGAACGCATACGCAGTCGGCAAGTGGGAACTATGTGA
- a CDS encoding single-stranded DNA-binding protein, with protein MNSCVLMADIIQEPQLRYTADNLAVTEMLVQFSNSQRPEDPPATLKVVSWGNLATEVQQNYHQGDRVIIEGRLGMITFERRPEGFKEKRAELTVQRIHPVGKGLYTSSVPETYSQPATSAATYTQAEVPSYDSPRPTAAPATSNVSVAPPVKTPEPVYQPSNFERSYTPPAEEPDPDDIPF; from the coding sequence ATGAACAGTTGCGTTTTAATGGCAGATATTATTCAAGAGCCACAATTACGCTACACAGCAGATAATTTGGCAGTTACAGAAATGCTAGTACAGTTTTCTAATTCCCAGCGCCCGGAAGATCCGCCAGCAACTTTGAAAGTGGTGAGTTGGGGAAATTTAGCTACCGAAGTACAGCAAAATTATCATCAAGGCGATCGCGTTATTATAGAAGGCCGTTTAGGGATGATCACATTTGAGCGCCGTCCCGAAGGTTTTAAAGAAAAACGTGCTGAACTGACAGTACAACGCATTCATCCTGTAGGCAAAGGTCTTTACACTTCATCAGTCCCAGAAACCTATTCACAACCAGCAACTTCAGCCGCAACATATACTCAAGCTGAGGTTCCCAGTTATGATTCACCCCGCCCAACAGCTGCACCTGCAACCAGCAATGTGAGTGTTGCGCCGCCAGTCAAAACCCCTGAACCAGTATATCAACCCAGCAATTTTGAGCGCAGCTATACACCGCCCGCAGAAGAACCAGATCCAGATGATATTCCGTTCTAA